Proteins encoded in a region of the Ornithodoros turicata isolate Travis chromosome 3, ASM3712646v1, whole genome shotgun sequence genome:
- the LOC135389087 gene encoding nucleolar protein 58-like: protein MLVLFESPAGYAIFKVLDEKKLQATDNLYKDFETPDKASRVVKLKHFHKFEDMTQALAAATSAIEGKMSKSLKKVLKKVVATEAHESLAVADAKLGSVIREKFEISCVANSSIQELMRCIRSQAESLITGLPKKEMTAMALGLAHSLSRYKLKFSPDKVDTMIIQAVSLLDDLDKELNNYIMRCKEWYGWHFPELSKVVTDNMQYVNTVKAVGIRTNAITTDLSEILPEDQEAKVKELAEVSMGTEISEEDIRNILHLCEEVLQMSTYRAQLYEYLKNRMMAIAPNLTILVGDLVGARLISHAGSLLSLAKHPASTVQILGAEKALFRALKTKHDTPKYGLIYHAQLIGQSTQRLKGKMSRMLAAKAALATRVDALGDEGTSTELGLEHRAKLECRLKVLEEGGTRRISGTGKAKAKWERYENKSTFQEYHSGADSTLPTSAQKRKFEDEAADEKPTKKVKVEDGEEQKPKKKKKVSTEEEEEPPTSGKKKKKKLSESVDEEVASETPGKKKKKKKSEASNGEEAEEEHVEVKVETSGKKKKKVSESAAVEQDTETPGKKKKKKKAASTGEEEAQEDEVVVKAEPVTPKKKKKKKSKQTEEDE from the coding sequence ATGTTGGTATTGTTTGAATCGCCTGCGGGCTATGCTATCTTCAAAGTTCTGGACGAGAAGAAACTTCAGGCAACAGACAACCTATACAAAGACTTCGAGACACCGGACAAGGCTTCCCGCGTCGTGAAACTGAAGCATTTTCATAAATTTGAAGACATGACCCAAGCCCTCGCAGCCGCCACGTCCGCTATCGAAGGCAAGATGAGTAAAAGCTTGAAGAAAGTCTTAAAGAAGGTAGTTGCAACCGAAGCACACGAAAGTCTCGCCGTTGCAGACGCCAAGTTGGGGTCCGTTATCAGAGAAAAGTTCGAAATCAGTTGCGTTGCCAACTCGTCTATTCAAGAACTTATGCGGTGTATTAGGTCACAAGCCGAAAGCCTTATTACAGGTCTGCCTAAGAAGGAGATGACAGCCATGGCACTCGGCCTTGCTCATAGCCTCTCTCGTTACAAGCTGAAGTTCAGCCCCGACAAGGTAGACACCATGATCATTCAAGCTGTGTCTTTGCTAGATGATCTTGACAAAGAACTTAACAACTACATCATGCGATGTAAAGAATGGTACGGCTGGCACTTCCCTGAACTTTCCAAGGTAGTCACGGACAATATGCAGTATGTCAACACAGTCAAAGCCGTGGGAATCCGTACAAATGCTATCACGACAGACCTCTCCGAAATCCTGCCCGAAGACCAAGAAGCCAAAGTCAAGGAGCTCGCTGAAGTATCAATGGGAACCGAGATTTCCGAAGAAGACATTCGAAACATTCTCCATCTGTGCGAAGAAGTGTTGCAGATGAGCACCTACAGAGCGCAGTTGTATGAGTATCTCAAAAACAGAATGATGGCTATCGCTCCCAACCTAACAATATTAGTGGGAGACCTCGTTGGGGCTCGGCTGATTTCACACGCCGGCTCGCTACTAAGTCTCGCAAAGCACCCGGCATCCACGGTGCAGATCCTCGGTGCGGAGAAGGCACTGTTCCGTGCACTGAAGACTAAACACGACACTCCAAAATATGGACTCATCTACCATGCACAGCTGATTGGACAGAGTACACAACGCCTCAAAGGAAAGATGTCTCGAATGTTGGCTGCCAAAGCCGCCCTGGCAACAAGAGTGGATGCTCTCGGCGACGAGGGTACCAGTACGGAACTCGGTCTCGAGCACAGAGCCAAGTTGGAGTGTCGGCTAAAGGTACTCGAAGAGGGCGGAACCCGTAGGATAAGCGGTACCGGGAAAGCGAAAGCGAAGTGGGAGCGGTATGAGAACAAGAGTACCTTCCAGGAGTACCACAGCGGGGCTGACTCCACGTTGCCTACGTCGGCGCAGAAGCGGAAATTCGAGGATGAAGCCGCGGACGAAAAGCCTACGAAGAAGGTGAAGGTTGAAGATGGAGAAGAACAAAagccaaaaaagaagaaaaaggtctccacagaagaggaagaagaaccACCTACCTctgggaagaaaaagaagaagaagctttcTGAAAGTGTGGATGAAGAGGTAGCTAGTGAAACgccaggaaaaaagaaaaagaagaagaaaagtgaaGCCAGCAATGGTGAAGAAGCAGAGGAGGAGCATGTTGAGGTGAAGGTAGAGACAtcggggaagaaaaagaaaaaggtgtcAGAAAGTGCTGCAGTAGAGCAAGACACAGAAACACctgggaagaagaaaaagaagaagaaagctgCAAGTACAGGTGAAGAGGAAGCCCAAGAGGATGAAGTGGTGGTCAAGGCAGAGCCTGTCAccccaaagaagaagaaaaagaaaaagtcgaAGCAGACAGAGGAGGATGAATGA